AAAAATAATGGCTCCTATGATTGGTAGCTAAAAGCAAAGCCTCCATTTATTTTTCCATGCACGACTTAGGGTGTGTCATGTTCTTATTTTAGGATGTGTTACACAGACACCCACTGTATCTTATTGTGTCCATGGTGTGCTATGACGATGGATTGGTGGCAGGGAAGAGCTTGTTAGTTCTGAAGACCAAAGATGCCGGTGAGGAGCAGTACAGCCTATGGGTGTATCAGTGCAGCACCCTGGTAAGTCCATTATGATATCCGGAGTTCTGTGATGCTTAAAAAAGTATGGCAACCCCTAAAAATGCTAGGTGTATGgcttcaatatttattttctttatgcagATAAGGAACTGTGACTTGAATTGTCTGTCATATATGTTGGGATATTCTTTGGTGTGCAATCTTGtgatataaatgcaaaaacaatctctctctttcatatatatatatatatatatatatatatatatatatatatatacgttctCCTCCTTTTGGAACTGAAAAGTACACTTTCAAAATCTGCAGGTTTCAGGtttatattgcaaaaagggacagacaatgtcacttctgcaataaaacaagcttATCTGCCTGCTCACTCCCTTCAACTATTAAAAATTGCTGTAatgcatcctggcttcccctgagGCTGCCAGGACTGGATAAACATTCACCCGTGACAATCAAGATAAAGAACGCCTAATCgccaacttctttttttttttttttaaacgggtttagctccgctttaaagCGCAACTAAACTCCGAATTGAAGACCACAAATTCTAATAATAATCAGGTTGATAAGCAAATACTAAGGCACACTGCCTTACTGCTATTTCCTGTTGCACCCAATGTGTGAAGTGTAGTAAATGCCAGACTACACAGCATCTCAGACACCGTGGAAATCATGTGTCTACAAGAGGAGGGGAAGGAAGCAGGtgtttattttaaggttttaaatgcaaaaaaacctAAACGTGTTCAGCAAGGTAGAGAAGCAGGAGCTCAAATTTCTACAAAAATCATTTTAGTAAGTCCCctgtaatgaaaataattatgtGAATTACAATTTCAGGCTGTGAATCACTTACCCTTGTTTCCAGACACAAGACGGCTGTCTTACCATGCACAGTCACGGTGATGGTGGAGCCATTGTTATTGCTTACACATTCCTCTCCAAACATATCCCTGACAGGCAAAAGCAGAAGACACATTGTTAATATGTCTATGGGAACCAGAACAGTGCAGCTCACAAGGTGGAAAACAACATATGATGTTATTCATGACATGATGTTAGCATGAGGATACAAATCGACTTGTCTTATCTTTACCAGGAAAGGCAAACAGAtgaatataaaactatatatatttcatttagtaATTTTCTTAGAAAACTTCTTTATTGAAAAGATAAAATCAGCTTTTATTCATACTCACTGCAGCATGATCTCCAGCCTTTTGTTGTAGGTTTCTTTTTCCACTTCTTTACAAGGCCTTTGTGATACAGCTGGAAAAACAATGATGACCTTTCAAAGACAAAGCCAACTCCAATTTTCAACCTGTACTTAATTCCCATGGATTTGAGATGAACTAAACTACATCTAAAGCTTGGCCATAACTGcagaacactttaaaaaaaagcctggaaCAATAGAGAGAGATTGCATTCATTTGCCAAGCAGCTTTGCATTACTATACTAGCACCAAACACTTATTTTGCTGGCGCATCATTGACTTTCTAGCAGACTGAATACACAAAGGAACCATTAAAGCccaaccccaatttctctgccAGTCTGCTCTCTATtcctttaatgcagaactaaatccttttgtatactcatctgtccccgtgctgccatattcttccttcttctccttgaATTGATCCCCAGCTATCTTGATTCGCTGGACTGGGATGACTTAACTCCCATGCACCAAAGTCCATTCAGTCCCAGCATGAGCAAGTGAAGTCAGGATGTGTGGGATATTCAATTTTGACAGGAGAGATGATGATCAAGCAGGCAAAAATGGCTTAGTGGAAATGGggcaataaagtcctgcctgagccaaacttttaaaaatgaaactttagttctgctttaaaatgtcacATGAACAATGCAGGTCCTTGTTTTTCACCCTCATTGTCTGATCTCTGCTTAATATTGAATGCAAAGGCCTGACAACGTCACATATAGGT
This window of the Pyxicephalus adspersus unplaced genomic scaffold, UCB_Pads_2.0 Sca129, whole genome shotgun sequence genome carries:
- the LOC140344889 gene encoding integrin beta-1-binding protein 1-like, with product MVVSKYGIKVTTSDLYDVLHRHPLYLIVSMVCYDDGLVAGKSLLVLKTKDAGEEQYSLWVYQCSTLVSPL